The following proteins come from a genomic window of Canis aureus isolate CA01 chromosome 3, VMU_Caureus_v.1.0, whole genome shotgun sequence:
- the SLN gene encoding sarcolipin gives MGISTRELFLNFTIVLITVILMWLLVRSYQY, from the coding sequence ATGGGGATATCCACCCGGGAGCTGTTTCTCAACTTCACTATTGTCCTGATCACCGTTATTCTTATGTGGCTCCTTGTGAGGTCCTATCAGTACTGA